The Dendropsophus ebraccatus isolate aDenEbr1 chromosome 10, aDenEbr1.pat, whole genome shotgun sequence genome has a segment encoding these proteins:
- the TRIM32 gene encoding E3 ubiquitin-protein ligase TRIM32 isoform X1 yields MAQAVCQVTGAVQLPPPLQGQRCHPQKTMATAPSLNVDGLREVLECPICMETYTEEELRPKLMQCGHTTCKQCLEKLLASTINGVRCPFCSRITRITNSSQLADNLTILKIMNTAELGQAITGLMCKMCNRRLPRRYCKNCALLICEMCGEEAHPPPDHIVLTMAEAANERRQSFQEKLTSLRQSIQDLQKRKSSLDSLSSHLKCKYKLVLQDYSKEEINVQEELARSRKHFTSSLYEVEKLNNQVLDEQAYLLNIAEVQIVSRCDYLMLKVKQSDSALLGESFEEEEPNLIANLPQDLTLQDVEFLKLGHVGPVQVGQVIKKPHNVNLDDPNPDGFPMAMNNEVEASPDDVSHVQPCTSAPMVQLADTACSLQQCQFLRKMGSKGNMPGMFNLPVSIHVTALGEVLVADRGNCRIQVFNRKGFLREIRRSPTGIDTFVLSFLGADLPNLIPLSVTMNCHGLIGVTDNYDNSVKVYTMEGHCIACHRSQLSKPWGIAAMPTGQFVVTDVEGGKLWCLTVDRSLGVVKYSRLCSAVRPKFVACDQQGTVYFTQGLGLNLENRQYEHNLEGGFSIGSVCADGQLGRQISHFFSENEDFRCIAGMCVGPRGDLIVADSGRKEILHFPKSGGYSVLIKEGLTCPVGVSITPKGQLLVLDCWDHCIKIYSYYTRRYSSP; encoded by the exons ATGGCACAGGCTGTGTGTCAGGTGACCGGTGCTGTGCAGTTGCCGCCGCCGCTGCAGGGTCAGCGCTGTCATCCTCAG AAAACCATGGCTACTGCCCCATCTCTGAACGTGGACGGCCTTCGAGAAGTGCTTGAGTGCCCAATATGTATGGAGACGTACACTGAAGAAGAGTTAAGGCCAAAACTCATGCAGTGTGGTCACACCACATGTAAACAGTGCCTTGAGAAGCTTTTAGCCAGTACCATTAATGGTGTGCGCTGTCCTTTTTGTAGTCGAATAACCCGCATCACAAATTCATCTCAGTTGGCTGATAACTTAACAATATTGAAAATTATGAACACTGCAGAACTAGGCCAAGCTATCACAGGGTTAATGTGCAAAATGTGCAACCGAAGACTGCCAAGGCGCTACTGTAAAAACTGTGCATTACTGATCTGTGAAATGTGTGGAGAGGAGGCACATCCTCCTCCCGATCACATTGTACTGACAATGGCTGAAGCTGCAAATGAGCGTCGGCAAAGCTTTCAAGAAAAGCTTACAAGTCTTAGACAGTCCATTCAGGACCTGCAGAAGAGAAAGTCTTCTCTAGACAGTCTTTCCTCACACTTAAAGTGCAAGTACAAATTAGTATTGCAAGATTATAGTAAAGAAGAAATCAATGTGCAGGAGGAGTTGGCTCGATCACGCAAGCATTTTACATCTTCCCTGTATGAAGTAGAAAAATTAAACAATCAGGTTTTGGATGAACAAGCGTACCTTCTCAACATAGCAGAGGTACAGATCGTGTCTAGGTGTGACTACCTAATGCTAAAGGTAAAACAATCAGATTCAGCTCTTTTAGGAGAGTCTTTTGAGGAAGAAGAACCCAACTTAATAGCCAATTTACCACAAGATCTTACCCTACAAGATGTAGAGTTCCTCAAGCTGGGGCACGTTGGTCCTGTACAGGTAGGTCAAGTCATCAAGAAACCTCACAATGTGAATTTAGATGACCCTAACCCAGATGGGTTTCCCATGGCTATGAACAATGAAGTAGAGGCATCGCCAGATGATGTGAGCCATGTTCAGCCTTGTACCTCAGCTCCTATGGTCCAGCTTGCTGATACTGCATGTAGCTTACAACAATGTCAGTTTCTAAGGAAGATGGGATCTAAGGGTAATATGCCAGGAATGTTTAATCTGCCGGTCAGTATCCATGTTACGGCACTTGGCGAAGTGCTTGTTGCGGACAGAGGTAACTGCAGAATTCAAGTTTTCAACAGAAAAGGCTTCTTGAGAGAAATAAGACGAAGTCCTACCGGGATTGACACTTTTGTGCTAAGCTTCCTGGGTGCAGATCTACCCAACTTGATTCCATTATCAGTAACTATGAATTGCCATGGACTGATAGGTGTGACAGACAATTACGATAACTCTGTAAAAGTATACACGATGGAAGGACACTGTATCGCTTGCCACAGAAGTCAGCTTAGCAAACCGTGGGGAATTGCTGCCATGCCTACGGGTCAGTTTGTTGTAACTGATGTGGAAGGAGGAAAGCTGTGGTGCCTGACTGTAGACCGGAGCCTTGGAGTTGTCAAGTACAGCCGGCTCTGTAGTGCTGTGCGGCCAAAGTTTGTAGCATGTGACCAGCAAGGAACTGTATACTTCACCCAAGGACTGGGTCTAAACTTGGAAAACCGCCAGTATGAGCATAATCTCGAAGGAGGTTTTTCTATTGGCTCGGTGTGTGCTGATGGACAACTGGGTCGTCAAATCAGTCACTTTTTCTCAGAGAATGAAGACTTCCGTTGTATTGCAGGAATGTGTGTCGGACCCCGGGGAGACTTAATTGTGGCCGATAGTGGACGGAAAGAAATTCTTCATTTCCCTAAAAGTGGAGGCTACAGCGTCCTTATTAAAGAGGGTCTTACCTGTCCCGTTGGAGTTTCCATAACTCCTAAGGGGCAGCTGTTGGTGCTAGATTGTTGGGATCATTGTATTAAAATTTATAGTTACTATACACGCAGGTATTCCTCACCTTGA
- the TRIM32 gene encoding E3 ubiquitin-protein ligase TRIM32 isoform X2 encodes MQKTMATAPSLNVDGLREVLECPICMETYTEEELRPKLMQCGHTTCKQCLEKLLASTINGVRCPFCSRITRITNSSQLADNLTILKIMNTAELGQAITGLMCKMCNRRLPRRYCKNCALLICEMCGEEAHPPPDHIVLTMAEAANERRQSFQEKLTSLRQSIQDLQKRKSSLDSLSSHLKCKYKLVLQDYSKEEINVQEELARSRKHFTSSLYEVEKLNNQVLDEQAYLLNIAEVQIVSRCDYLMLKVKQSDSALLGESFEEEEPNLIANLPQDLTLQDVEFLKLGHVGPVQVGQVIKKPHNVNLDDPNPDGFPMAMNNEVEASPDDVSHVQPCTSAPMVQLADTACSLQQCQFLRKMGSKGNMPGMFNLPVSIHVTALGEVLVADRGNCRIQVFNRKGFLREIRRSPTGIDTFVLSFLGADLPNLIPLSVTMNCHGLIGVTDNYDNSVKVYTMEGHCIACHRSQLSKPWGIAAMPTGQFVVTDVEGGKLWCLTVDRSLGVVKYSRLCSAVRPKFVACDQQGTVYFTQGLGLNLENRQYEHNLEGGFSIGSVCADGQLGRQISHFFSENEDFRCIAGMCVGPRGDLIVADSGRKEILHFPKSGGYSVLIKEGLTCPVGVSITPKGQLLVLDCWDHCIKIYSYYTRRYSSP; translated from the exons ATGCAG AAAACCATGGCTACTGCCCCATCTCTGAACGTGGACGGCCTTCGAGAAGTGCTTGAGTGCCCAATATGTATGGAGACGTACACTGAAGAAGAGTTAAGGCCAAAACTCATGCAGTGTGGTCACACCACATGTAAACAGTGCCTTGAGAAGCTTTTAGCCAGTACCATTAATGGTGTGCGCTGTCCTTTTTGTAGTCGAATAACCCGCATCACAAATTCATCTCAGTTGGCTGATAACTTAACAATATTGAAAATTATGAACACTGCAGAACTAGGCCAAGCTATCACAGGGTTAATGTGCAAAATGTGCAACCGAAGACTGCCAAGGCGCTACTGTAAAAACTGTGCATTACTGATCTGTGAAATGTGTGGAGAGGAGGCACATCCTCCTCCCGATCACATTGTACTGACAATGGCTGAAGCTGCAAATGAGCGTCGGCAAAGCTTTCAAGAAAAGCTTACAAGTCTTAGACAGTCCATTCAGGACCTGCAGAAGAGAAAGTCTTCTCTAGACAGTCTTTCCTCACACTTAAAGTGCAAGTACAAATTAGTATTGCAAGATTATAGTAAAGAAGAAATCAATGTGCAGGAGGAGTTGGCTCGATCACGCAAGCATTTTACATCTTCCCTGTATGAAGTAGAAAAATTAAACAATCAGGTTTTGGATGAACAAGCGTACCTTCTCAACATAGCAGAGGTACAGATCGTGTCTAGGTGTGACTACCTAATGCTAAAGGTAAAACAATCAGATTCAGCTCTTTTAGGAGAGTCTTTTGAGGAAGAAGAACCCAACTTAATAGCCAATTTACCACAAGATCTTACCCTACAAGATGTAGAGTTCCTCAAGCTGGGGCACGTTGGTCCTGTACAGGTAGGTCAAGTCATCAAGAAACCTCACAATGTGAATTTAGATGACCCTAACCCAGATGGGTTTCCCATGGCTATGAACAATGAAGTAGAGGCATCGCCAGATGATGTGAGCCATGTTCAGCCTTGTACCTCAGCTCCTATGGTCCAGCTTGCTGATACTGCATGTAGCTTACAACAATGTCAGTTTCTAAGGAAGATGGGATCTAAGGGTAATATGCCAGGAATGTTTAATCTGCCGGTCAGTATCCATGTTACGGCACTTGGCGAAGTGCTTGTTGCGGACAGAGGTAACTGCAGAATTCAAGTTTTCAACAGAAAAGGCTTCTTGAGAGAAATAAGACGAAGTCCTACCGGGATTGACACTTTTGTGCTAAGCTTCCTGGGTGCAGATCTACCCAACTTGATTCCATTATCAGTAACTATGAATTGCCATGGACTGATAGGTGTGACAGACAATTACGATAACTCTGTAAAAGTATACACGATGGAAGGACACTGTATCGCTTGCCACAGAAGTCAGCTTAGCAAACCGTGGGGAATTGCTGCCATGCCTACGGGTCAGTTTGTTGTAACTGATGTGGAAGGAGGAAAGCTGTGGTGCCTGACTGTAGACCGGAGCCTTGGAGTTGTCAAGTACAGCCGGCTCTGTAGTGCTGTGCGGCCAAAGTTTGTAGCATGTGACCAGCAAGGAACTGTATACTTCACCCAAGGACTGGGTCTAAACTTGGAAAACCGCCAGTATGAGCATAATCTCGAAGGAGGTTTTTCTATTGGCTCGGTGTGTGCTGATGGACAACTGGGTCGTCAAATCAGTCACTTTTTCTCAGAGAATGAAGACTTCCGTTGTATTGCAGGAATGTGTGTCGGACCCCGGGGAGACTTAATTGTGGCCGATAGTGGACGGAAAGAAATTCTTCATTTCCCTAAAAGTGGAGGCTACAGCGTCCTTATTAAAGAGGGTCTTACCTGTCCCGTTGGAGTTTCCATAACTCCTAAGGGGCAGCTGTTGGTGCTAGATTGTTGGGATCATTGTATTAAAATTTATAGTTACTATACACGCAGGTATTCCTCACCTTGA